DNA sequence from the Anser cygnoides isolate HZ-2024a breed goose chromosome 22, Taihu_goose_T2T_genome, whole genome shotgun sequence genome:
TTCCCAGTGAAGATATTTTCTACATTCTTTGGTTATGTCAAGTCTTCCCATTTGCCATCCCCATGTGGCAGCTTTTTACGTTGTGTCCAAAATATTGTAAGTAAAATGCCAGCAGGATTCTTCGTGAGTGTTTTTGTGAGTAATAATGGATTTAAAATAGTTTACCAGTGTTCAgagcttttctcattttatttttcactactACATTTTGGATTTAGCAATACCATGTGTTTTTCTACCATGTGTTTTCTGAGGAGATCCTTAGAAACCATGCTTCTGAGAATAACTTAAGCaagttaaataaaacaataaaacagattGTCCAGGGTTTTGCAGTGGAAGAACACTTCCAATTTAGTGTAaggagttttaaaataatgaaataagaaTGCACTCCTCTAAAATACTGTCCCCTGCCCTCCTTGTTTCAGCCTGAATCTTCAGCATACAGACTCAGGAATAACTCTGTTTAAATCTCCTTCCAATCTTACAGGTGAAAAACCAGACCCTGaccaaacatttaaattaacatCTTTACAGAACTTCAGCAGCTGTCTGCCTAACACTTGCACAACATTGGTATCTAATCACAACATATCCCATAGACAGCCTGACTCGGTCCTGATGGAAACTCCACAAGACACAATTGTGAGTTTTGCTGAAATCATTGTATTTGAAGCAGTCTTTCCAGCTTGACTGAAAAATACTAATTAGAAACTACACTGCATGGGTAACTAAAAGCAGCCTTCTATTTTTCAGGAGTTGAACAGGCTCAACCTAGAATCCTCCAATTCAAAATATCCTTCCTTGAACACGGATTCCTCTATGTCTTACATTGACTCGGCTGTAATTTCACCAGATGCTGTCCCTCTTGGGTCAGGATCTGCCATATTGTCTAAACAGGctcaaaataaaccaaaaactGGGCGGAGTCTACTAGGGGGACCTGCGGCTTTGAGCCCACTAACTCCAAGGTAAGTCTTTGAGGTGGACCACTTCTGTAGTTAACTGCTCTGTTGATAATTTGTGTGTTGTGCAGCACAAGACTTGCCGATAGTGGATTATGATGCATACAGAATTcatgcagaaacaaaagctaAACCACTTCAGTAACTGCTCTTGGTCCTAGTGttcatctcttctgtttttttaaacaagcagcTGGTGTTTTTGTTTAGAAGAGAGGAGCTGTTGATTCACCATGTTGCTTATTGCTGTATTCACACTGgaaaagtctttaaaagaaTATGCTTCTACTCTGGAATAAACTGTTATGAAAAGCTATTCTTAAGTGCTTGCAttgaaaaatctctcttctgaAGTGTGTGTAAATATTCTTTCCTCTATACCATCTTGGTTAAAGAAGTGTTGCAGTACTATGTTACAAGCTGTTAATACTTGGGCAGTCTGTGTCTGTTAGTTCTGCAGGAGGCAAAGAAAGTTCTGTGTTAAACTTCAGGAATGAGAATGTTTTGAAGCATCTTTTACAGATGAGAATGGATAGTAAGTTTTTGGGGGGTTAACATAAAtctgaagtgtttttgaaataaagcagGTAACCTGCATCTGTGCTTTGCCCACAGAATTGGTCTGATACTCATGGTCTAATATTTGGACTTTGACACTTTCTCTTCGTTTTATTCTCAGCTTTGGAATTTTGCCACTAGAAACCCCCAGCCCTGGAGATGGATCGTATTTACAAAACTACACTAACTCCTCTTCTGTAATTGATGTGCCATCCACAGGAGCACCTTCAAAGAAGGTACTTTGCGTTCTAGAATGGAATTGCTGTTCTGTATGTGTTTTACGTTCCAGTGTACTTGAAATCTGCATAttgccttcattttaaaaaaaggcattgtGGAGGAGGAGTTCATTTTCAATTTGACTACAACTGGTCGGTTATCTCCCTGCACGAAACCTTTTGGACTTCTAGAAAGTATCAATTGAAATGAAATCTGCTCTGGAATAGTCTGTTTCAAAGTAACAACAGTTTCTAAAGCCTCAACAAAAAGCATTGTTTTGAAAATCTTCTTTTCAGCTAagcaaatacagatttttttttctttactgtcttATCTCAAGCAATGATGTTTGTTGTAAATGGTTTTCAATTTATCATGTCACTTCCATTGGACAgtgaaacagacttttttttggaGTTTTATAAAGATAGGCAATAGTTCttcctttcaaataaaaataaacctcctctcctgcccccaaATGCCCAGGCATGTGTAAGCTGCCTCAGTGGCATTGCTTGGCAGGCCTAAGAGGCAACCTGGGGCAGATGCTCTGACTCCTGTCCACCTGCAATTAGAGAGGAATGTACAAACAATGACTCTAAACTGTGAAGAATTCAAAACTTCTGTGTGCAAGCCAGAGTCTGAGAGCAGTCAGAACTTGGAGTTTTCACATTAATGTTGTTTAACGCAGGTGTTTTCGGGGGTAACTTCAAAGAATTCTAGAAGCTTCAAGTCAgctgaaaatactgctttcttgCAAGCACTTCTTGAATACTAGTTTACAGGCAGGTCAAATCAAAATGCGGCTGGTGGTCTGTGGAGGGCCGACTGAACAGTGGTGTTTCACTTGGCTAGGTCTTGTGTAGAAGAAGctaaaaattcttttctttactcAGTAGGAAATTGCCACAGTTGCCATAGTGATAAATGAGAGGTGGAATGTTGATGACAGTTGAGGAACCATTTGttcatttctaaaaacaaaaaccagaggATATTTCCGTGTATTTTTAGTAAATCTAGAAGTTGCATGAGGGATGCTAGTGTTTTATAGACGgtcaccttttaaaataaaagttcagtGCAAAAGTTCTGATCTCCTAAAAAAGTAACACTTAGATTTCTGCATCTGATGGTCTGGACAAATCAGGTGGTGCCTAGCTTTCTGTGCCTTTCTGTAAGAGATTTGGGAACTCTTAAAAGCTGCGTTTGTCTTCTCTCAATAGCCTAATCCCTATAAGAATAAAAGGCAGTAAGCAGGTAACTATGTATgtatctttcttccttcttctttggATGTTCTTCTGAAACCCGTTACTGGGaactccagattttttttgcacaagCCATTATGGTCTTTAGACACCTCCTTATTGCAACCTTTTCTATCACTTGTCTTAGTCCTGccctttttttgcctttcttctcttGGGATGGGCTGTGCTCAAACAGTCTGCTAGAAGCATGCTTTGTATGGAGAGTCCAATTCCTGCCCTTAGTTGCTGAGGAGCAACCAGTTTTCCCCAGTATAGCTGAAAGCACTGCTTTGTGGCGGATCGTGTGTGCGTAGGAAGATAAGCTGTCACAAGTCTGTACAACTGAAATAGCAAAGAACTGCACTTCACTAACTGTAATCCTCATCTGTGATTGATCTCACACATGCGCTACGTGATGGATGTGAAGCTTCAGGAAATCAAGTCCTACTTGTTCCTTCATTGTTGCTTTGCTAGGTATGGCACAACGGCATCATGGTGTAAACTTCACTAATTCACGGATATGCTTTCTGCCCAGAAGCATCTGTGCTAGTGCCTAAACACAAACActtaataaattttaataaatatcttAGAATTCTGATGCCTGCTTTGTCCAATGTAAATAATTACTTGGCCAGTTTCACTTCTGCTCTTCAAATTACCAAGTTCGAAAAAGCTTAGTGTAGCTGTGGCTAGAATGTGCATGACTTAACGGAGGCAGTTACCTTGGAGATGCTTACGTAAATGAATGAAACATTAGGATGGATCCAGAGGCTTCCTATCTGAGTGGGCAAGCGTGCTTGCTGGCTGCCTAAACTGTCCTCTGATAACAAAGAAAttgagaaggaagggaaggatggAACGTTTATAAGTCTGGTAATCCATAATCTGGTGTTGCTTGTGCTGTCATTAGTCCTACTGCAGATTTTTGGTGTCATAAAGAGCATCTTTTCCAAATGACTATCACTGACTTGAATGTTAGTGCCCTTGGAGGGAGCAGAAAAATACGACTTAGgctttgtttagaaaataataaataaaataaataaaaagcaaataaaaagtacaAATATGTGCATGTGGACACGAAGCATCGCTGAGCTGACGTGCAGTACCTTGCAAGTCTGTCTTCTACGTGGCATCATGCAGATCCCTTTTTGATCAAAAAGGTTTCTTCTGTATCTGCCCCAAAGGTTCGCACAGTAATGGTGTAATTGAAGGTACTGATTCATGCTGGGAACAGGTATGCTAAACAGGCACTTGAAATTATTGTAGAATCTTCAGGGGAGTGGCAGGCTCAGATGTTGTACAGTGAGCACCACAATGAGATGTTAATGGGGATGGCTTCTGAATGTGAGTGCAGTGTAAGACTTCAAAATCTTCTTCATTCCCTGGTCGTTGGGAGTTTTTGAACAACTTTCTCCCTGTTGAGAAGGAACTTAAAATATGACATCTGCTAATTCTCTTTTATTCTTGCACAAAGTTTTAACATAGTTTCTTGCCACTAGATGGAGTTTTCAAATCTTTCAAATACTGTGTGTGAATTTTTGGTAAACTCAGTGCTACTGGCATTTTTGCAGGTAGCATGAGAAATACTTTGTGTGCTCCTCGTGTGGATGGGGGAAGCCTTTGTGGAAGTAATTTgtatttctcctcctttgtGCAGTGTTCAATAGGCAGAAGGGATTTGGTCTGATATAACAGATTGAGGCTTCTTAGTGACATAATAACAAACCTGTAGAAACTTTGTGTTATGCAGGCTGTCACCAGGATAAGCCAAGCTGGAACAAAATCTGTCTTCTCTCAGAGCGGAAATAGCCGAGAAGTCACTCCAATTCTTGTTGCACAAACACAGAGCTCTGGCCCACAGACAaggtaggaaaataaaaataattcaacttAGAACTATcttttgcttctcctttctgaaagttttggggatttttaaatttattttccacagcCTGTTTGGGTGTTTCTGCAGAGTTCTTCTTTTAGATAAGGAAGAAGCTTATTTTTTGTTAGGGGAAAAGAACTTCATTGGATAGGAAGCTTGTGCGTGGTGGGTAGTCTTCTTGTTCTAAATCTCTTTGGGCAGTTAAACAGTTTCTTCAATAAACATTAAGGTAGTTGAAGATCTGATCATGTTCTTAATATGCGACAGGTAGATCTGTTTTTCCATCCCTTTAAGATGGGAATACCTGCACTGTTGTACCTGAGCAATTTTCTTTAACACAACAATAAAATTGTGTTAAAACTTGCTCAGAATGGAACCGAGAACTTTAATATaatgtggtgtttgttttcagtacaACACCTCAGGTATTGAGCCCAACAATTGCTGCTCCACCAAATGCACTGCCTCGAAGAAGCTCTCGCCTGTTTACTAGTGATAGCTCTACAACAAAGGTAACAAACTTCATGCAGTTTTTTCAGACTTGTGGGGTTTTTCCCTTGCACATGCCACTGCACTGACTAATAATTTCCCCATATGCATAGCAATTGTAGCAGCTTAAGAACAGGTTCTCTAATGAGTAGAACTTACAAAATATCTGACTGTGAAACACATCATGATGCTGTAACATGTAAATTTTCAGTCTTGAGAATGCTTAACTAAGACTGAGAACAAGAATAtcataaacaaaaccaaagatgTGCGCTGGGATGACAAATGCAGTGGTTCTGTTAGCTGTCAGCCTATTTGGTAAGGCGTCGTGTTGTTcatatttattgaaaaattcattttgggtggatgctttgcttttctaaaagcaAGCTATGTTTTTCATACCAGTTTTCTGCTCCATAAACAATGGAGAAGGACACCAAAACGCAAATACTCATGAACTGTAGTTACCATATGTGAATGTTTGCTGtctaaaaaaaaaggacagctaAACATTTAATGAAGTTACAAGGTGTctgtatacttttttaaaagcaaaatggcTGGGCATATAAACATTCTTACACAGTTCACTTGCAGGTTTAGTAATCTGAATTCAAAAGTTTCTTATACGTGTAACTAATTCAAAAGTTTCTTATACGTGTAACTCTTGTTCTTACTTTCAGGAAAATAGCAAAAAGTTGAAAATGAAGTTTCCACCTAAGattccaaacagaaaaacaaaaagtaaaacaaataaggGAGGAATAACTCAACCAAACATAAATGATACTTTGGAAATTACCAAACTAGACTCTTCCATCatttcagaagggaaaatcTCTACTGTTGCACCACAGATCCAGGCTTTTACGCTACAAAAAGCGGCAGCAGGTCTGTTTGAATGCTGTCAAACTTAGTAAATCCACCTTTTTATGgtttagtggggaaaaaatgctctatttttgtttcctgttcttAGCCTGCACCTATGACCTTTGTATAATTGTAAAGATTGATTGAATTCAGTATATTCTAGTTAACTTAAAGAGAACAGGTGTAGTAGTAGTAAAAAAGTGTCTATCTGTAAGCAAATCTATTAATCAGCTCTGGTCCTTATTAgggattaaaatattttcaggcaaTACTCTTTGAAAGTTACTCAAAGGAACTATAAGGAATCCAATCATTTTCCCTCAAAATTGGGTTTATGTAGTCTATTCTCCCTCCTTATTTCCCATTTGTTTAAAAGCTTGTCTTTATCCAGATTGTCAGAAAATCTTAGACAAACTGTTGAATTACTCTTTTGGCTCGATAGAGTTTCCGGGCAGCAAGCAGAGGTATCCATGGATACCAGACGTGGAAACTCTGCTTCAGAcctgaaaaaatgtttgaattgctgctgtaaatgcaaaaaaatccaCTTGTCCTGAACTTCAGTTTCTCTCTTCCTGGGTGTTCTGTTGCTGACTTAAGAAGTTGTTGGTATCTGACTTCCATTACAAGGGTTGCTGTTTAGAATATTATGCCTGAATTAAGAGGGTATAGGCCTGTTTGTGAACTCTTGGGAGATTTTGATAAGTAAAATCAGGAGCAGTGCCTGCACAATTGAAGAGCTTAAGGGATTAGTAGTTTCAGCaatcctttttccatttttattcattgtatttttctcctAGAAGGTTTGATGAGCCTTCTTCGGGACATGGGGAAAGGTTATTTAGCCTTGTGTTCATACAACTGCAAAGAAGCgataaatattttaagccaTTTACCATCTCACCACTACAACACTGGTTGGGTGCTGTGCCAAATTGGGAGAGCTTACTTCGAGCTGGCAGAATACATGCAGGTAGGAACTGTGTGGTTGGTTCTTActcttttcacttctgttttggaAGCTTTGCGGAAAACCTGCAGACTTCCTGTGAAAGCTGTGGGAAGTTTACAGTTGATATAGCTGTATAAACAAGGTATGAATGGTAAAGCTATATCTAGAGTGGATTTAGATCTTGAAGATGCTGAGAATGCTTTAGGCTTATTTTAATGCTCGAGTTATTTTCTCTTGCATCCAGTCATTGGGGTCTCCCCTGCCTCTTCCTGTCTTCACCCACAGCTGTGCCGATGTAACTGTTTGTACTGCGGTGTTGTAAATAAGATCACTGAAACTATTTGGGTTCTAAAACCAGACGTCTTGCCCCCTTCTTAGTTATTGCAGATCACATCAGTGACCTAGTTTCCTTTGCAGCCTCAGAAATGACTGCATTTGTACAGCTGAGGTGATGCCAAActgcttcagaaacagaagcGAGCAGCTAAGGGTAATCCAGCAGTAAAACTCTCCTTATCGCTGTTGTCCTGATAGTTGACGTGCTCATTTCCTTAGGAGAAGATTTTCAAACACTTCTGATATGTTGTGTGCAGGAGACAAACAGGTTTCAGAAGCAGTTTCTAGATTGTGCTGTCTCTACTCAGGCTGTATGTTACTGCACAACTTAATAgttaattttgaaaactgagGCTACAGACCTTGGTGAGTTTCTTAGAACTAGTGTTCTTCCCTTGTTGCTACTTTGAGTGTTATAACTTGGAAATTATGCTTCTGAAATAGAAGTCTACATCAGAAGGACTTCATTAGTCAAGTGTTCATAAGAAGTGTACCAgttccaaattaaaataaagtgcCTGTATGTGCTGTCACATTCTTACCCACACCCCATCCCTGCATCAGCCATGTTCAGTGCAGGAATTCTCACATTGCCTTTTTGCCTCATAATTAATACACAGTGTTCGGAGGGATATAGCACTCCGTTATGAATGCAATACCTGCCATCTGTTAGAACAGCTAATAATCAGGACTGACATACAAATCTTTTGCTGATGATGTTTGCTTCACATGTGCACTGCGATAGAACAGTCACGTAATCCgagacagcagcagggagggctggcTGGGTTTCTGCTTGGCCTAACTATATTGGGATACGGTTATTTCCTTTACTTGGAGGTGATGTTAAAAATACAACAGGACTGATAGCTCTGCATAATACACCTGCAAAGCAAAGAGGATCCTCAGCCTGGACACAGGAGGTTTCTAACCTTGACCTGTGTGCTCTGCTTTGGTGGGTGGAATCTTGTTTTAAGTttgatttctgatttctgttcttAGGCTGAGAggatattttcagaagtaagGAGGATTGAAAACTACAGAGTGGAAGGCATGGAGATCTATTCGACTACGCTGTGGCATCTGCAGAAAGATGTTGCGCTCTCTGTTCTTTCAAAGGATTTGACAGACATGGATAAAAACTCACCAGAGGTATAAAATGCTGTGGTGTTAAATGAGAAGAGTAACTGTGACAAAATCAATGATTCAGAACAAAACTCTGAATTCTAATCTAGCTCAAGTGTGTTCTCATGTGAGAACTGCTTGGGAAACTGGAGAGGGAGGTGGCAGGATTGCCTCTTGAACTGATGATGCCTGAAATGGCTTCTTGGTGTTAGAATATAAGCTTACATGGAGCAGGGCGAAACCTTTTATCTGTTAATGGTTATTTAAATTTGCATTGGCACCATTCATCCAGAAAGATCATGGATTAGTCAGTCATGCCTATTAATGCCAGTACGTGAAGATAAAGAATATCTTTTCCTGTACCACTTCTTAATTGCTCTAATTCACTGGCACATAAAACATATTTGCTCTAGAGCTTATTTTCCAACAGAATATTGCACGCTTGTATGCTAAGGTCCATTGAACCTGCAGAGTGTACAGCAGTACAGGCATGATACGCAAAAAGACAGACCTCTCTTAATATTTGTCACAGTACAAGTAAtgagtgtgtgtgtttataaatGTGCTCTTAACAGAGCTGAGAAAGCTGTAGagttttttcttattgttgGAGGAGAGAATCCTGTTTGTGTCTTCCTAGTAGCTTGTCTAacagcagagggggaaaaaaacaatgaaggaGCAGGTCAGTAAGTTGTAGTAAGATAgcctggaaaggagaaaatgcagatgATAATAACAGATAATAACTCTAATGGAAGTAATGGAGAACAGTTAGAGAATTTGGCAGTGATGCTAACAGTTTGGGAAAGCAAGGGGCCTTGTCTATGATACTTCACTGTCTTGATGATGGGTGCCGAGCAGGAGGGGGTGAGGAGGTTGCTGCTAAAATTGTTACTCTGCAGCTTCCAGAATCCTGGAATGTGAGAAGAGAGTGTGGATGTACTCTGTATCGTTATTCATGGATATCcaagatgttttatttctagCCTTTCAACAGCTTCAAAAGCTTTAGTCATCAAAGTATCGAATTGGCACAGATCTGATGGCTGTCTAGATGCTTGATTTCTGTACTTCAGCTTGTCTAGCTCAAAGGGATATTTAGCCCTATCTTCCTCAGGGGCTTAACTAACtcttgtattattattattaggacTATTTATAATCTAGTAGGAAGTGAAAACTGTAAGTCAGTATTGGGAAATCTGTTCATCTCAAACTGGTTATAAAAGGAAACTGCTAACTTTGGAATGCTGTTTTCACTAGGCGTGGTGTGCTGCAGGAAACTGCTTCAGCTTGCAACGAGAGCATGACATTGCAATCAAGTTCTTCCAGAGAGCCATTCAAGTTGATCCAAACTATGCTTATGCCTACACCCTTTTGGGACATGAATTTGTGTTAACAGAAGAACTAGACAAAGCATTAGCTTGTTTTAGGAATGCAATCAGAGTCAACCCTAGACACTATAATGCATGGTAAGTCATGCTTCAACCCTTTTGTGTTGCGTGTGATGTGGAACACCTTTTGGAGAAAAGCTAAACGTGCTGCCACTGGCAATGTTTTCTTAGCACTGTTCTCACTAAGAAGAGAGCAAAGCCATTCCTGCAGAAGATGTGGAATTTTTTCGTTAAATACTTACTCTACACAGGGAGTGCAAGAAATTAGAGCTTTTCTGGTTTCCATTGATCTTTTGGGCTGTGTTATGCCAACTATTCTGTTCTCTGTGCAACACTCCTTGTGCATCTAGTTGTTTGTTCTTTGCTTGCAGCTGGACAGGTGAGATCTGTCCCCTTATACCTTAGGATATAATCTGCTTCTTGTAGctttttttgaggggaaaaaatacataaagtaGTAAAATTCAGGTTTGTTAATGTAAGTCACCTAATCTTTTAGAGGCTTCTATACGCTTTCTACTTTTGTCGCTCTTCAGCTAGTTTTTTTTGTGTATCGGATATGAATTCTTCAGCCTATGCAATCAAGAGAAAAGTAACTTTAGTCATAGAACTTTAGTCATAGCTTTCTCCTATAAAGAGTCACTTCTTACCCTTGATGGGGTGGCCAGTCTATATGCCACTTCTACCATATTCACTGACAAAGGTTAGTTTACTCAGAATGCAGTCTTacttaacattatttttctgtttgcaggtATGGGTTGGGAATGATTTAttacaaacaggaaaaattcAGCCTAGCAGAAATGCATTTCCAGAAAGCACTTGATATCAATCCTCAGAGCTCAGTCTTACTGTGCCACATTGGAGTAGTAAGTAGTCTGTACTCGGCTCTCTCCTTAGGTTTTAATCTGCCTCTGTACTTTGCTTGCAGTAGTCCTACTGAACTTGTTTTAAGCATAAAAGTACAATCTCAGAGTACCTGTTAGAGGATCTTAAGTGCCATATGAATCAATAGCCGTGGGATTAATGTGTCAGGAAAATAAACACTCCTCTCTCCTCACCCCCAATTGTTTTTAGCCAGTAATGAAATATACTATCAGGTTGTGTATGCGAGTAAGCCAAGTTACTAGTGGTATGAAAATCAAGCCCATGTGCAATTACTCATGGGAACATCATTGAATTTGCAGGGCTATCTGGAAAACTGGTCATTTGTCCATCTGCCACTGTGGTACATAACGCAGTACCTCAGCCATAAGCCTCACTCCAGCAAATGCTTGCTCACAGTGTGGTGAAGCAGTTCTCGGATGTTAGTGATGGCAACTAAAGGCTGTGCAAGCATGAACGGTGGTAACCTGCTGGCATTCACTTACCTGTTATGCAGCAGCAAAGTTGTCAGGGTCTGTAGGAACAGTAGGATTCTTACCACTTAAGCGCTGAGAATGGCATTGAGCTTACTTCTGGCCAAAGGCTAGATGACTTCTGTCAGCCAGTGGATGGAGGGTGTTTTGAAGTGGTGATGGGGAGAGGTGAAGCTTTCTTCCTGTAAGAAAACTTGCTTTCTTAAGACTTGGTCTGGAATtggactacttttttttttgaaacattgTAAACAAATATAGCAGCTGATCTGCCAGACAAGTCTATTTGGCCATTTTCCCTCTTTAaggttttccttcctttctttaatAGGTCCAGCATGCactgaaaaaatctgaaaaggcTTTGGATACTTTAAACAAAGCTATTAACATTGACCCCAAGAACCCGCTATGCAAATTCCATAGAGCTTCTGTattatttgcaaatgaaaagtaCAAGGTAAGGTTTGGTACGCGTAGACAActttaaattatctttaaattGTTACAGCTATGaatggggatgcactggtgGCTGAATGTTAACTGATAAGCACTGGTAGCGTCAAGGCTTGCAGCATGAGCAGGAAGATTGACCTATCCTGTGGAGTCTAACATAAAGCATTTGTTTTGGCAAGTGCCACTTTTGCAATATGTTAAATTTTTTGATTGTCATAAAATCTGAAG
Encoded proteins:
- the CDC27 gene encoding cell division cycle protein 27 homolog isoform X1, with the translated sequence MTVLQEPVQAAIWQALNHYAYRDAVFLAERLYAEVHSEEALFLLATCYYRSGKAYKAYRLLKGHSCTTPQCKYLLAKCCVDLSKLAEGEQILSGGVLNKQKSHDDIVTEFGDSACFTLSLLGHVYCKTDRLAKGSECYQKSLSLNPFLWSPFESLCEIGEKPDPDQTFKLTSLQNFSSCLPNTCTTLVSNHNISHRQPDSVLMETPQDTIELNRLNLESSNSKYPSLNTDSSMSYIDSAVISPDAVPLGSGSAILSKQAQNKPKTGRSLLGGPAALSPLTPSFGILPLETPSPGDGSYLQNYTNSSSVIDVPSTGAPSKKKLCVMQAVTRISQAGTKSVFSQSGNSREVTPILVAQTQSSGPQTSTTPQVLSPTIAAPPNALPRRSSRLFTSDSSTTKENSKKLKMKFPPKIPNRKTKSKTNKGGITQPNINDTLEITKLDSSIISEGKISTVAPQIQAFTLQKAAAEGLMSLLRDMGKGYLALCSYNCKEAINILSHLPSHHYNTGWVLCQIGRAYFELAEYMQAERIFSEVRRIENYRVEGMEIYSTTLWHLQKDVALSVLSKDLTDMDKNSPEAWCAAGNCFSLQREHDIAIKFFQRAIQVDPNYAYAYTLLGHEFVLTEELDKALACFRNAIRVNPRHYNAWYGLGMIYYKQEKFSLAEMHFQKALDINPQSSVLLCHIGVVQHALKKSEKALDTLNKAINIDPKNPLCKFHRASVLFANEKYKSALQELEELKQIVPKESLVYFLIGKVYKKLGQTHLALMNFSWAMDLDPKGANNQIKEAIDKRYLPDDEEPITQEEQINECYPYESVGTDESQESSMTDADDTQLHAVESDEF
- the CDC27 gene encoding cell division cycle protein 27 homolog isoform X4 — encoded protein: MTVLQEPVQAAIWQALNHYAYRDAVFLAERLYAEVHSEEALFLLATCYYRSGKAYKAYRLLKGHSCTTPQCKYLLAKCCVDLSKLAEGEQILSGGVLNKQKSHDDIVTEFGDSACFTLSLLGHVYCKTDRLAKGSECYQKSLSLNPFLWSPFESLCEIGEKPDPDQTFKLTSLQNFSSCLPNTCTTLVSNHNISHRQPDSVLMETPQDTIELNRLNLESSNSKYPSLNTDSSMSYIDSAVISPDAVPLGSGSAILSKQAQNKPKTGRSLLGGPAALSPLTPSFGILPLETPSPGDGSYLQNYTNSSSVIDVPSTGAPSKKAVTRISQAGTKSVFSQSGNSREVTPILVAQTQSSGPQTSTTPQVLSPTIAAPPNALPRRSSRLFTSDSSTTKENSKKLKMKFPPKIPNRKTKSKTNKGGITQPNINDTLEITKLDSSIISEGKISTVAPQIQAFTLQKAAAGLMSLLRDMGKGYLALCSYNCKEAINILSHLPSHHYNTGWVLCQIGRAYFELAEYMQAERIFSEVRRIENYRVEGMEIYSTTLWHLQKDVALSVLSKDLTDMDKNSPEAWCAAGNCFSLQREHDIAIKFFQRAIQVDPNYAYAYTLLGHEFVLTEELDKALACFRNAIRVNPRHYNAWYGLGMIYYKQEKFSLAEMHFQKALDINPQSSVLLCHIGVVQHALKKSEKALDTLNKAINIDPKNPLCKFHRASVLFANEKYKSALQELEELKQIVPKESLVYFLIGKVYKKLGQTHLALMNFSWAMDLDPKGANNQIKEAIDKRYLPDDEEPITQEEQINECYPYESVGTDESQESSMTDADDTQLHAVESDEF
- the CDC27 gene encoding cell division cycle protein 27 homolog isoform X2, giving the protein MTVLQEPVQAAIWQALNHYAYRDAVFLAERLYAEVHSEEALFLLATCYYRSGKAYKAYRLLKGHSCTTPQCKYLLAKCCVDLSKLAEGEQILSGGVLNKQKSHDDIVTEFGDSACFTLSLLGHVYCKTDRLAKGSECYQKSLSLNPFLWSPFESLCEIGEKPDPDQTFKLTSLQNFSSCLPNTCTTLVSNHNISHRQPDSVLMETPQDTIELNRLNLESSNSKYPSLNTDSSMSYIDSAVISPDAVPLGSGSAILSKQAQNKPKTGRSLLGGPAALSPLTPSFGILPLETPSPGDGSYLQNYTNSSSVIDVPSTGAPSKKKLCVMQAVTRISQAGTKSVFSQSGNSREVTPILVAQTQSSGPQTSTTPQVLSPTIAAPPNALPRRSSRLFTSDSSTTKENSKKLKMKFPPKIPNRKTKSKTNKGGITQPNINDTLEITKLDSSIISEGKISTVAPQIQAFTLQKAAAGLMSLLRDMGKGYLALCSYNCKEAINILSHLPSHHYNTGWVLCQIGRAYFELAEYMQAERIFSEVRRIENYRVEGMEIYSTTLWHLQKDVALSVLSKDLTDMDKNSPEAWCAAGNCFSLQREHDIAIKFFQRAIQVDPNYAYAYTLLGHEFVLTEELDKALACFRNAIRVNPRHYNAWYGLGMIYYKQEKFSLAEMHFQKALDINPQSSVLLCHIGVVQHALKKSEKALDTLNKAINIDPKNPLCKFHRASVLFANEKYKSALQELEELKQIVPKESLVYFLIGKVYKKLGQTHLALMNFSWAMDLDPKGANNQIKEAIDKRYLPDDEEPITQEEQINECYPYESVGTDESQESSMTDADDTQLHAVESDEF
- the CDC27 gene encoding cell division cycle protein 27 homolog isoform X5, which produces MTVLQEPVQAAIWQALNHYAYRDAVFLAERLYAEVHSEEALFLLATCYYRSGKAYKAYRLLKGHSCTTPQCKYLLAKCCVDLSKLAEGEQILSGGVLNKQKSHDDIVTEFGDSACFTLSLLGHVYCKTDRLAKGSECYQKSLSLNPFLWSPFESLCEIGEKPDPDQTFKLTSLQNFSSCLPNTCTTLVSNHNISHRQPDSVLMETPQDTIELNRLNLESSNSKYPSLNTDSSMSYIDSAVISPDAVPLGSGSAILSKQAQNKPKTGRSLLGGPAALSPLTPSFGILPLETPSPGDGSYLQNYTNSSSVIDVPSTGAPSKKKLCVMQAVTRISQAGTKSVFSQSGNSREVTPILVAQTQSSGPQTSTTPQVLSPTIAAPPNALPRRSSRLFTSDSSTTKENSKKLKMKFPPKIPNRKTKSKTNKGGITQPNINDTLEITKLDSSIISEGKISTVAPQIQAFTLQKAAAEGLMSLLRDMGKGYLALCSYNCKEAINILSHLPSHHYNTGWVLCQIGRAYFELAEYMQAERIFSEVRRIENYRVEGMEIYSTTLWHLQKDVALSVLSKDLTDMDKNSPEAWCAAGNCFSLQREHDIAIKFFQRAIQVDPNYAYAYTLLGHEFVLTEELDKALACFRNAIRVNPRHYNAWYGLGMIYYKQEKFSLAEMHFQKALDINPQSSVLLCHIGVVQHALKKSEKALDTLNKAINIDPKNPLCKFHRASVLFANEKYKSALQELEELKQIVPKESLVYFLIGKVYKKLGQTHLALMNFSWAMDLDPKGANNQIKEAIDKRYLPDDEEPITQEEQINECYPYESVGLT